Proteins co-encoded in one Oculatellaceae cyanobacterium genomic window:
- a CDS encoding DUF4327 family protein, giving the protein MSINTIQSNTSLRYSIEVIKDEARQLVDKGVISRQQPIYVLCQYIPAREWVCVECELERCNFLLRDRVGDLMGQEEWEND; this is encoded by the coding sequence ATGAGTATTAACACAATCCAATCTAATACTTCTCTTCGATATTCCATAGAAGTAATTAAAGACGAGGCACGCCAACTGGTAGACAAAGGTGTTATCAGTCGCCAACAACCAATTTATGTCCTCTGTCAGTACATCCCAGCCCGTGAGTGGGTTTGTGTAGAATGTGAACTAGAACGCTGTAACTTCTTGCTACGCGATCGCGTCGGCGATTTGATGGGGCAAGAAGAATGGGAAAATGACTAA
- a CDS encoding glycoside hydrolase family 3 N-terminal domain-containing protein: protein MISVTRPTLSLSEIDTLSLEEQVAQMVVVRASGYLFDHQIQYPEWEPPAATLQHWVENLGVGGVILMGGSAGELALRSQQLQSWAKIPLVIAADIEEGVGQRFTGATWFPPPMALSAISVQNPETAQKYAAQMGEITAAEALAIGINWVLAPIVDVNNNPVNPVINVRAFGENPSVVSQLATAFIQGAQKYPVLTTAKHFPGHGDTAVDSHLHLPVLPHSPERLAEIELPSFKAAIASGVDAVMSAHLLIPAWDADKPATLSKRILTQELRQNLGFEGLIVTDALVMGAIANTYGANEAPVMAVEAGADIILMPVDPPGAIKAVCDAVASGRISAERIRASVERIWKAKQKLFSTEAGNPTPNPSPSTGRGVNEFSTNVYQLAQPTALSTADTILRESQIISGAVPLQQLANQATSKRNLIVVDDILSTDYLGKQAPAIAIPLQQGYQLQLLDSQTALAESSDTPTLLQLFIRGNPFRGSAGMTRIAEEVLQKLLATNQLQALLIYGSPYAYQQLLPKLSSDTPCIFSYGQMPAAQAIVLKTLFNS, encoded by the coding sequence TTGATATCAGTAACTAGACCAACACTATCCCTGTCTGAAATAGATACGCTTTCTCTAGAAGAACAGGTAGCCCAAATGGTTGTAGTACGGGCATCTGGCTACCTATTCGACCACCAGATTCAGTATCCAGAATGGGAACCACCAGCAGCAACGCTACAACACTGGGTAGAAAACCTGGGTGTGGGTGGTGTGATTTTGATGGGAGGTAGTGCTGGGGAATTGGCGCTGCGATCGCAACAACTCCAAAGTTGGGCGAAAATTCCTTTAGTAATTGCTGCCGATATCGAAGAAGGTGTTGGTCAAAGGTTTACTGGCGCAACTTGGTTCCCGCCACCAATGGCACTAAGTGCTATTTCTGTTCAAAATCCCGAAACAGCCCAAAAGTACGCCGCACAGATGGGAGAAATCACTGCTGCGGAAGCATTAGCAATTGGGATTAACTGGGTATTGGCTCCTATAGTTGATGTCAATAATAATCCTGTTAACCCAGTGATCAATGTCCGCGCTTTTGGTGAAAATCCTTCTGTTGTCAGTCAGTTAGCAACTGCTTTTATTCAAGGCGCTCAAAAATACCCAGTTTTAACCACAGCAAAGCATTTTCCTGGTCACGGCGATACGGCTGTTGATTCCCATTTACATTTACCTGTCTTACCGCACTCACCAGAAAGATTAGCAGAAATTGAACTACCATCATTTAAAGCTGCGATCGCATCTGGTGTAGATGCCGTAATGAGCGCACATTTGTTAATTCCAGCTTGGGATGCAGACAAACCCGCCACGCTATCCAAGAGGATTTTAACTCAAGAACTCCGCCAAAATTTAGGATTTGAAGGTTTAATCGTCACCGATGCCCTAGTTATGGGCGCAATTGCTAATACTTATGGTGCAAATGAAGCCCCTGTGATGGCAGTTGAAGCTGGTGCTGATATTATCTTGATGCCAGTTGATCCACCAGGCGCAATCAAGGCAGTATGTGATGCAGTTGCATCTGGAAGAATTTCTGCTGAAAGAATTCGTGCTTCTGTTGAACGTATTTGGAAAGCCAAGCAAAAGTTATTTTCTACCGAAGCAGGGAACCCCACCCCCAACCCCTCCCCGTCAACAGGGAGGGGAGTAAATGAGTTTTCCACAAATGTTTATCAACTTGCTCAACCAACAGCTTTAAGCACTGCCGACACTATTTTAAGAGAGTCCCAGATCATTAGTGGCGCAGTACCTCTACAACAATTAGCAAATCAAGCAACTAGCAAACGCAACTTGATTGTGGTTGATGATATTTTGTCTACAGATTATTTAGGCAAACAAGCACCTGCGATCGCAATTCCCCTACAACAAGGATATCAACTACAACTGCTTGATTCTCAGACCGCCTTAGCTGAGTCCTCAGATACTCCCACCTTGCTACAGCTATTTATTCGTGGTAATCCCTTCCGAGGTAGCGCTGGGATGACGCGAATCGCAGAAGAAGTGCTGCAAAAACTTTTAGCTACAAATCAACTGCAAGCTTTGTTAATTTACGGTAGCCCCTACGCCTACCAGCAGTTATTACCCAAACTTTCTAGCGATACTCCTTGCATTTTTTCTTATGGACAGATGCCAGCCGCTCAAGCAATTGTTTTAAAAACTTTATTTAATTCATAA